In the genome of Rhodoferax fermentans, one region contains:
- the lysA gene encoding diaminopimelate decarboxylase, translating into MNPFTPDTLASLARTHGTPLWVYDAATIERQVAALRSFDVIRFAQKANSNTHILRLMKRCGVAVDSVSLGEIERALAAGFKPGEYNGHAEIVFTADLLDRTTLARVAELGVPVNCGSIDMLDQLGSVSPGHPVWLRINPGFGHGHSNKTNTGGEHSKHGIWHGDLPQALARVSANGLKLVGLHMHIGSGVDYSHLQEVCGAMVALVRTVKAQGLDLQAISSGGGLSIPYQAGEPQIDTAHYFSLWDAARQEIATLLGHPVALEIEPGRYLVAESGVLVAEVRAVKDQGSARFVLVDAGFSDLMRPAMYGSYHGMELIRADGTAATGPVLDTVLGGPLCESGDVFTQGEGGVVLTRALPQAQVGDLLVIHDTGAYGASMSSNYNTRPLIPEVLVENGVPRLIRRKQTVAELLALEVV; encoded by the coding sequence ATGAACCCATTTACCCCCGACACCCTGGCCAGTTTGGCCCGCACCCACGGCACACCGCTGTGGGTCTATGACGCAGCCACCATCGAACGCCAAGTGGCCGCACTGCGCTCCTTTGACGTGATCCGCTTCGCCCAAAAGGCCAACTCCAACACCCACATCCTGCGCCTCATGAAGCGCTGTGGTGTGGCTGTGGACTCGGTCTCGCTCGGCGAGATCGAGCGTGCCCTGGCCGCAGGTTTTAAACCCGGTGAATACAACGGCCATGCCGAGATCGTCTTCACCGCCGACCTGCTGGACCGCACCACGCTGGCCCGCGTGGCCGAACTCGGTGTGCCGGTGAATTGCGGCTCGATCGACATGCTGGACCAACTCGGCAGTGTCAGCCCCGGCCACCCGGTGTGGTTGCGCATCAACCCCGGTTTTGGCCATGGCCACAGTAACAAAACCAACACCGGCGGTGAACACAGCAAACACGGCATCTGGCACGGTGATTTGCCGCAAGCGCTGGCGCGTGTGTCAGCCAATGGCCTGAAACTGGTCGGCTTGCACATGCACATTGGCTCGGGCGTGGATTACAGCCATTTGCAGGAGGTGTGTGGTGCGATGGTGGCGCTGGTGCGCACCGTCAAGGCGCAGGGTCTTGACTTGCAAGCGATTTCGTCTGGCGGCGGCTTGTCGATCCCGTACCAGGCCGGTGAGCCGCAGATCGACACCGCGCACTACTTCAGCCTGTGGGATGCCGCCCGCCAAGAGATTGCCACCCTGCTGGGCCACCCGGTGGCGCTAGAGATTGAGCCGGGCCGTTACCTGGTGGCCGAATCCGGTGTGCTGGTGGCAGAGGTACGTGCTGTCAAAGACCAGGGCAGCGCCCGTTTTGTGCTGGTCGACGCGGGTTTCAGCGACCTGATGCGCCCGGCCATGTATGGCAGTTATCACGGCATGGAACTGATCCGCGCCGACGGTACGGCCGCTACCGGTCCGGTGCTTGACACCGTGCTTGGCGGCCCGCTGTGTGAGTCGGGTGACGTGTTCACGCAAGGTGAGGGTGGTGTAGTGCTGACCCGCGCGCTGCCGCAGGCGCAGGTGGGTGACCTGCTGGTGATCCACGACACCGGCGCGTATGGTGCGTCGATGTCCTCCAACTACAACACCCGGCCGCTGATTCCCGAGGTGCTGGTCGAGAACGGTGTGCCCAGGCTGATTCGGCGTAAACAGACAGTGGCGGAGTTGTTGGCGTTGGAGGTGGTTTAG